In the Orcinus orca chromosome 19, mOrcOrc1.1, whole genome shotgun sequence genome, TAACCTGAGGATTACCACTCAGCCAAAGCAATGATCATGACAATCAAATACAATTAATCTTAGACCCCCTAAAATTGAATCTGAGTAATGATAATATGaactgcttcctctccctccatctttcAAAACACAGTGTGAGAGAAGAGGTAAACTAAGTTTAGCAAACAGTATTAGAGGCAAAACTTTGAATCTTTGAATATTAACAAAAGATCCCCTTTCCCAAACAGGTCTTTTATCATCTTACAGACCAAAATGGAAGACTGTACTTTGATATCATTTCCGGTAAAGGCAGTAATCAAAATTTGATAGTTTGGAGGAAAGGCTGTTGAGTCTAAATTGTAGCTTAATGTAAAGAAATTCCAACTTCTAAGAGTAAACAGATCCAACAACTGAAAGAGACAACACTTTAACTTCAGTCTCCTTACCATCACCCTGCATGTCTGAAGTCCATAGTGTCAGATTATCACGTAACAACTGCATGATAAGCGTAGAGTCCTTATAGCTTTCTTCACTCAGCGTATCCAGTTCTGCAATTGCATCATCAAAAGCTGCTTTTGCCAACCTACAAGTGTTTACATAAAtgtattacaaaaataaactaaaaaagtcCAAAACCAGAATTGGAAATGACATAAGTTAAATTTCAGTCTTTTCTTCAGTTATCACACAGTAATATCGACACTGAATGCTTGGGTTTAGGcactgaaataaaggaaaagcagATGTAACTGATGAAAATTAACTTCCTATTAATtccctttttaattttgtaatccAGCAACTTTGGAACTAGTGGAACTTTTGGAGTTCCACTTATGACTATGCTTTTGACAAGCAGACCAAATCCCATTCTAATCCACCACCAAAATACATGCATATTAAAGGTATTTCCAAATTCTAGTCAACAGTTCACCAAAGTtttaatgcaaaaagaaaattctgagacAGTATCACAATTTAATCCAACAGAATTTAATGTTAATGGAGCAAGGAAGAAAACTAGGCAATCTAGAACTCACAAAAATGTGATCACATAAGCGAATTACTAcagttaaaatgaaacaaaattcacATTCACTTATTGAGTACTGTGTACTATGTACACCAAGTGACGATGGACACGGGcggggaaaagaaaagaggaaagagagacatAACCTGGGTCCACaatgaactttttaaaacatctaagAATAGAGGGACTGACACATAAATACTATAATAGGAGGATGAAGTGCTATCCTGGAGAAAGTACTTTAGAGACCCAAGAGGAGGAGCAAATGGGGAAGTCATATTTGAACTAATTAATGGGTAAGAAAAGAGCACAAATAGCACATTTCCGATTAAAGCAAAAGCATGGAAAGGACTAAGTTGAAGCTACGTGTGGGACAGCTAGCCTGGAGAATGGCAATGAGAGATTCAACCAGTACTATCAGCTAAACAGCTATAGCTTCTTTATTCTAATTAATGGGTAGGAAAAGAGCACAAATAGCACACTTCCGATTAAAGCAAAAGCATGGAAAGGACTAAGTTGAAGCTACGTGTGGGACAGCTAGCCTGGAGAATGGCAATGAGAGATTCAACCAGTACTATCAGCTAAACAGCTATAGCTTCTTTATTAGTCAAGACATATTACCTGTTTGGACAAACTCGACTAGCaacatttagaatattttcagataaattaatatttatttgcatTCAAATGAATCCACCTTACATCAGGAAAATCTCTCCTTTCATGGAATATCTGATTCCTACATACTCAAGAACACTGAAGTTACAAAGAACAAATACATTATTCCTATTATATGAGATATCTAAAATAGGCAAACTCATAAAGACAGGAAGTACAGATTACCAGGGACTGGGGCAGAAGGAAATATGGAGTTATTGTTTAGTGATCAGTTTGTTTcaggtgatgaaaaagttttagaaatagtGGTGACAGACAATACTGTGtgtgtacttaataccactgaattgcacatttaaaaacaaaatgctagggcttccctgatggcacagtggttaagaatccgcctgccaatgcaggggacaggggttcgagccctggtccgggaagatcccacatgctgcagagcaactaagcccgtgtgctacaactactgagcctgcgctctagagcccgcaagccacaactactgaaacccacgcacctagagcccgtgctccgcaacaaaagaagccaccgcaacaaaagaagccaccgcaacaaaagaagccaccgcaacgagaagcccacacaccacaacaaagacccaatgcagccaataaataaattaattaaaaaaaaaaagaacgctaaacttcatgttatgtatatttaaaaagtaaaaagctatGTACATAAAGATATTCCTTAAATTTATATGTGTATCAAAAATtgggaacagggcttccctggtggcacagtggttgagagtccgcctgccaatgcaggggacatgggttcgtgccccagtccgggaagatcccacatgctgcggagcggctgggcccttgagccatggccgctgagcctgcgcgtccggagcctgtgctccgcaatgggagaggccacaacagtgagaggcctgcgtacccaccccccacaaaaaaaaaaaaaaaaaaaaagggggaacaaTCTGAAGTATAAATGGGGGAGTACTTTTACATACCTCAATAGGATGCCAAATTTTATgacagaaaatacaaaatgacaTGTACACTAAGAGCATAACTATATTAAACACATGCTATAAAGACTGAAAGCTAATATACAGAAATGAAGATAATTCTATTATGAAAATTTCTCATTCCTTCCTCTTACTCTGTAACAAGATTCTTTTCAATCTACCAATCAAATTTTTCCCCATCAACATAATTATCCTAACTGCTATCCTAGTGAAATGAGATAGGTCTGTCTTTATATCATTCAAAACAGCTGCATTAAAAGCCAGAATAATTCTTTATTACAGGGCCAAGCCAACGAAGGCAGTCccaaggaacaagacaaaaaagtTGCTATTCTCCTTTGTAAACCTTTTTTACTTTCATAGTGAGAGCGTTTGTTCTCCTTCATGACCTACCTGCAGGCACGGTCAGGGGAATTAAGAATTTCATAGTAGAATACGGAAAAATTGAGAGCAAGACCTAAGCGAATGGGATGTGTTGGTGGAAGTTCTGTCATTGCAATATCACTAGCAGCTTTATAAGCCACTAGGCTGTTCTCCGCAGCTTCCTTCCTGTCATTTCCTGTGGCAAATTCAGCCAGATACCTGTGGTAGTCCCCtttcctaaaacaaaacaaaaacaaaacacagaattaggaataatgctttttaaataagTTGTTAAAAGTTTTCTGTATTACATAAGATCACGTATGTGACAAAAATATGAAACCGGTATACTTCAATAATTTCAAAAAGCCTCTTTCAGGAATGACTGACTCATCTATTTAGTTTTCCTCCTCAGAGATTTCACATTGCCAAATATAAGCCAAATCCTAGAGAAATTAACTGAAAAGGctcaaaaatcaacaaatttaTCACTTGATAGAcgagaattaaatataaaaagtggTTCCAAAGAATAGCACAACAGTTTGTTAATCATGAAATAAAACTTCCATATAAATTGTTAAGACtgaactgtggggcttccctggaggcgcagtggttgggggtccgcctgccgatgtgggggatgcgggttcgtgctgcggagtggctgggaccgtgagccatggccactgggcctgcatgtccagagcctgtgctccgcggcgggaggggccgcagcggtgagaggcccgcgtaccgcaaaaaaaaaaaaaagactgaactgTGTAATGCACTGCTTGTAGCTAGGGGGGCAGCCCCACACAAGCAAATGACTATGAATAGGTAAAGCGAAACTTAGTACATTTTTACAGTAATAGTCTGACCACCTTAAATGCAgtaatattgattcttcttagCAGTGAATCTGCAAATGagtattcaaaaattaatttaattcttGAGACTCACTCCTCCCGTAACTATCTTTccaacattaaataaaatgttgtaaACCTACATAAAAAAGTGATGATTCTAAGAGAGCCAACATTTAATCTGACATTTTCCCTTCTAGTATAGAACCtacattttataatagaaaacctTGGACTCGCCAGTGTTAGCTGCTGGAATGAGGTGTTTGTCCAGTACATCCAGAATGTCACAACAGATTAACTTTAGCTCAGTCTCAAcctgaaaaaaaagtcaaaaaaattgtttaagaaattatatataaattatcacATTCTATCTCTGGTTTTGGAGAAGATAACAtgcatacccctccctctccaaaccccccttccctctcttgaTAAAAAAGCAGAGACAAGCCGTGTCCGGTTTATGAAAAGTCTTTCTTCCTATGTGCCATTACTTAAGTgcttaaaaaaaacctcacagtTCAACTACAGAACTAACAGTGATTACTACTTACTAAGTGCAGCACATTTATATTAAGTAGCTTCTTTAACGAGGTAGCAACTATTGTCTCCACTTAATGGGAAAACAAAGATTACTATATTCGTCCAAAGATCACTAACTTAAAGAACTTAGAGGCAGAGTGAGAACTTGAACCCAGGTAAGGTTGCATGGTTAGTCACAGTTTGTAAGGGATGGAATAAAAATTCAAACCAAGGTATTCTGCTTCCAAGGTTCACATTTCTAACCACTACTATGCTCAACAGCCAACCACCTGAGTGGTAGATCCATAGCCAGTTACAACACCAAAAATCTGTAAACTAAAGGAAATATTGCCACTCGTCCCAATTCGTTTATCATGCCCAAAACGCACACTACTCctaaacatatatacacagtcTGCTTTCCATTTTCTATTACTACAGTGACATTGTTCAACCTTTCCAAATTCATTTCATGCCCTCTGGAACCTCCTGCTTCCCACTGTAAATAATTCGCCCACTCTCTCTTCTCCTATAATCTCTTTCTAATCCTAAGTAAAACCAGCTTTCTCCTGAATAAACTACCTTCTTTATGGCTTTTCAAGAAAAGATAGTCTGCTCTAAGAGAAGGATGATTTCTGACTCTCTTAACTCCTCACTGACTCAGTATGACTGCTCTCCTAATACTTCAAAACCCTTCCTCCTTGGAAGCTCATCCActatgttttaatttctgttattaGTAGATCTCCACAGGCTCTTCACCCACATTCACTGAGTATCTACAGCTTACCTCTCCAATTCCGGGTATCACATCAAGGTATTATCATGTTCGTTTCAACACAGTTCCTTCATCTCAACTCCATGACCCTCACTTGTCCATACTCCTAACTGTGCTGTTCTATCCTGGAAGTCTTAAATTCCAGCCTCTTGACTCTTTCATCTTCTCCCAATTTATCAGgtcctctctttgcttcctgcttcctttcctaCTTATCCCAAATCCCACAATCTAGTTCACAGACTTACCTCTTTAGCACTTGCTCATTTCCTCATCCCTCTGAGACACCAAACTTGTCTACCGACAATCCATATTCTTTTTTCAACATATTTGAAAGTAATGGTCACACTGGTACCAGCTAACCACCTTCTCTGTAACCCCAGGTATGTTAATCACTCAGAACACCTCTGTTTTCCCATCTATGAACTGGAGTAATACCCTTTACACGGTCATTTAAAGATTAAATACAGTATCTTGcacaattatatatattacaaatatctCCCCATGTTAGTCAGTAAACgtttcccttttccctccccctACCAAATTTACTACTCCCCATGCTAACTTTGTGACTGCTTCTGTTATTTCCCTCACTGTACTCTTAAGAGTGTGTTTAGAATCAGTTCCACTAGAATCAGTTTCTCAACAGTGGAGCTGTTCTATGCATAACAGGATGCTCAGCAGTATCCTCATTTCTACCCACTAAAATACCAGCAGAACTGTCAagttgtgacaacccaaaatgcctctagacattgccaaatatcttcTGAGGAGCAAAGTCAcctctggttgagaaccactgcactagaTCAAACTTTTTTGACCAAAACCCACAATAAAACATTACATATCCGTATATACCCACGTGTAATATATGAAACAATAACTTTATGAAATAACGTCCAATGCCCTCGGATACTTTctattctattaaaaaaacaatgactAGACTGATCTTCCATAAAGATATTAACTGTAACTGTCTCAACTTTGCACATAACACCTAGCAACTGGtgtggcacataataggcacacaaatatttgttaaattgtcCTGAATGGTAATTTCAAGTCACTCAAGGAAGTATTTTGTAGTCACCACaataaaaacagagattaaaTTAGTTCTTTACTTGTGTGGTGCTCAACACTACTCTCTGCAGCttccaaggaaaaaaatttcttctcCTCTGTCCTGAAATAGCCTATAATTCCCAATCCAGGTGGGTGAAAGatgtaaatacattaaaatgtaaaatatacattacaCAGGTATACAACAATGTGTGTACTAGGCTATGATTTAAACAGTCCACCACCTAAGACATCATTCTTTAAACTTGTCTAGGATATGACAATCTCACCATTTGCCGATATTCCCGAATCATTTTTAGTTTGTCTTCTcctcccttgttttcttctttctgttcaaTGCTGCTGATTATCCTCCAGGAAGCTCTTCTAGCTCCAATCACATTTTTATATGCAACAGATAGGAGGTTTCTTTCTTCAACTGTCAACTCCACATCCATCCCTGCTACTTTCTTCATTGATTCCACCATTTctataagtgaaaataaaatgagaccgTACAAACTATGTTTTGTtgaaacatcctttttttttttttgcagtacgtgggcctctcactgttgtggcctctccggttgcagagcacaggctccggacgcgcaggctcagcggccatggctcacgggcccagccgctccgcagcatgcgggatcctcccggactggggcacgaacccgcgtcccctgcatcggcaggcagactctcaaccactgcaccaccagggaagccctgaaacatcCTTATCACAGTAGATCTTTTTGCTGTCAAGCTaatgtaaaacaaagaaaaaaatttttaacaaaataacttCACAATCATCAAAACTAGTATGagtaaaaaactaaaaccatgtaaaagataaagtaaattaagagcccagaaaaaatagtatctagaatataaatTGTATGGAACCAAAATGACTTCATACAGTATCAAGTATGGCTTGGAGGCATCTCTCCCATATTAAGAGAACTAGGAGCGCACACCTATCTGTTTCCCAGTAAAAATAATACAGCTGGCAgtttaaaacaaaagttttaaatttacaggCTCTAAAATGCATTTTCTCTCAAATAAATTATCCCccaattaaatacaaataaattgaaCTTCCCCAAAAAGCAGTCACTGGAAAAAAGGGAATTCATTCATATAGCAAGCATATACTGAGCATTTGGTTAGTCACAAACACAAACTTATCTTTGGGTATTTGCAATCCTTCCTCCTTTAGAAGGGCACACTGTCCACTTCCtatgcattcattcatcagtAAAGTTTTGTATGGTTCTTATTTGTCACCACTAGGTGGCGAGCAAAGAAAGGGGCCC is a window encoding:
- the YWHAE gene encoding 14-3-3 protein epsilon isoform X2, with the protein product MDDREDLVYQAKLAEQAERYDEMVESMKKVAGMDVELTVEERNLLSVAYKNVIGARRASWRIISSIEQKEENKGGEDKLKMIREYRQMVETELKLICCDILDVLDKHLIPAANTGESKVFYYKMKGDYHRYLAEFATGNDRKEAAENSLVAYKAASDIAMTELPPTHPIRLGLALNFSVFYYEILNSPDRACRLAKAAFDDAIAELDTLSEESYKDSTLIMQLLRDNLTLWTSDMQGDDS
- the YWHAE gene encoding 14-3-3 protein epsilon isoform X1, with product MDDREDLVYQAKLAEQAERYDEMVESMKKVAGMDVELTVEERNLLSVAYKNVIGARRASWRIISSIEQKEENKGGEDKLKMIREYRQMVETELKLICCDILDVLDKHLIPAANTGESKVFYYKMKGDYHRYLAEFATGNDRKEAAENSLVAYKAASDIAMTELPPTHPIRLGLALNFSVFYYEILNSPDRACRLAKAAFDDAIAELDTLSEESYKDSTLIMQLLRDNLTLWTSDMQGDGEEQNKEALQDVEDENQ